AAATATTAATATTTTTAATGATAGTCAGATTGACACATTGAATGAATTGAATAAAAAGTATCAAGATAATATAAATAGTCTTTCTAGTAATATAATCGAAAAAGAATTTGAGAGATTGATGATTGAGTTAAGCTGGAAATCTTCAAAAATTGAAGGCAATACTTACGATTTATTAGAAACGGAATTTTTAATAAAGGAGAATAAAGAAGCAAAGGGTCATACAAAACTTGAGGCACGAATGATTTTGAATCATAAAGAGGCTATAGAATATGTTTCTAAAAATAAAATTAAAAAAATTAATCCTGATCGTATTATTGATTTACACGAGGTGATTATTAAAGATATGGATGTAGTTAAGGGTTTGAGAAAAAATCCCGTTGGGATAACTGGTACCGTTTATCGTCCATTGGAAGATAAAAATAAGATCAGGGAAGCATTGAATAAAATATGTGATTTAGTTAATAGCAAGGAGAACATACTTGAGAAAGCCTTGTTGCTAAATTTATTGATTGCTTATTTACAGCCTTTTGGCGACGGCAATAAAAGAACTAGTCGCTTGATGGGGAATGCAATCTTGATGGTAAACGATTATTGTCCGCTATCTTTTAGAAGTATTGATGAGTTGGAATATAAAAAAGCAATAATTATATTCTATGAACAAAATAATCTAAGTTATTTTAGGA
The sequence above is a segment of the Patescibacteria group bacterium genome. Coding sequences within it:
- a CDS encoding Fic family protein, which produces MLKRKQIILNIIKEGSIGINDLLSLVNKKNTKSVSKITVIRDLDEFIDDKLVVRFGKGPSVKYRVSPSSRVFEEIDIDNYFSKDLDNRNATREFNFEIFELLKNINIFNDSQIDTLNELNKKYQDNINSLSSNIIEKEFERLMIELSWKSSKIEGNTYDLLETEFLIKENKEAKGHTKLEARMILNHKEAIEYVSKNKIKKINPDRIIDLHEVIIKDMDVVKGLRKNPVGITGTVYRPLEDKNKIREALNKICDLVNSKENILEKALLLNLLIAYLQPFGDGNKRTSRLMGNAILMVNDYCPLSFRSIDELEYKKAIIIFYEQNNLSYFRNLFIEQYSFAVENYFKS